A stretch of the Pristis pectinata isolate sPriPec2 chromosome 7, sPriPec2.1.pri, whole genome shotgun sequence genome encodes the following:
- the sap30l gene encoding histone deacetylase complex subunit SAP30L → MNGFSTEEDSRDGGAGAPGFGHICCLVDDGERCNRPAGNASFSKRIQKSISQKKLKLETDKNVRHLYICDFHKSFIQSVRNKRKRKGSDDDGGDSPDHDAESPEVDLFQLQVNTLRRYKRHFKLQTRPGLNKAQLAETISRHFRTIPVNEKETLAYFIYMVKNDKIRHDQKPDSSIH, encoded by the exons ATGAACGGTTTTAGTACCGAAGAAGACAGCCGGGATGGCGGCGCCGGGGCTCCAGGCTTTGGCCACATTTGCTGTCTGGTTGACGATGGAGAGAGGTGTAACCGCCCTGCCGGCAACGCGAGCTTCAGCAAGAGGATTCAGAAAAGTATTTCGCAGAAGAAACTCAAACTGGAAACCGACAAGAAC GTCCGACATTTGTACATATGTGACTTCCACAAAAGTTTCATACAAAGTGTGCGAaataagagaaagagaaagggtagTGATGATGATGGGGGCGATtcaccagaccatgatgctgaATCCCCAGAG GTCGATTTGTTTCAATTGCAAGTAAATACACTGAGGCGTTATAAGAGACACTTCAAACTACAGACCAGACCTGGCCTAAATAAAGCTCAACTAGCTGAG ACAATCAGTCGTCATTTTAGAACCATTCCAGTCAATGAGAAGGAAACTCTAGCCTATTTTATCTACATGGTGAAGAATGACAAAATCAGGCATGATCAAAAACCAGACAGCAGCATTCACTGA